One genomic segment of Bos javanicus breed banteng chromosome 23, ARS-OSU_banteng_1.0, whole genome shotgun sequence includes these proteins:
- the LOC133235929 gene encoding olfactory receptor 2J3-like gives MTTRKMNATSEAYFVLLGFSNWPHLEVVLFVVVLVFYLMTLTGNLFIIILSYLDSHLHTPMYFFLSNLSFLDLCYTTSFIPQLLVNLWGPGKTISYTGCMIQLYFVLALGCTECVLLMVMSYDRYAAVCRPLHYSILMHPRFCHLLAVASWVSGFTNSALHSFFTFLVPLCGHRQVDHFFCEVPALLRLSCIDTRANELTLMVTSSIFVLIPLILILSSYGAIAWAVLRMQSTTGLQKVFGTCGAHLMVVSLFFIPVMCIYLQPPSGNSQDQGKFIALFYTVVTPSLNPLIYTLRNRDVRGAVKRLVG, from the coding sequence ATGACCACGAGAAAAATGAATGCAACCTCTGAAGCCTACTTTGTTCTACTGGGGTTTTCTAATTGGCCTCATCTGGAAGTAGTTCTCTTTGTGGTTGTCTTGGTGTTCTACTTGATGACATTGACAGGCAACCTGTTCATCATTATCTTGTCATACTTGGATTCCCATCTCCACActcctatgtattttttcctctcaaaTCTCTCTTTTCTGGATCTCTGCTATACCACCAGCTTCATCCCTCAGTTGCTGGTCAACCTCTGGGGTCCAGGAAAAACCATCTCTTACACTGGTTGCATGATTCAGCTTTATTTTGTCCTCGCACTGGGATGCACAGAATGTGTGCTTCTGATGGTGATGTCCTATGACCGTTATGCAGCTGTGTGTAGACCCCTGCACTACTCTATCCTCATGCACCCTCGTTTCTGCCATCTGTTGGCTGTGGCTTCTTGGGTAAGTGGCTTTACCAACTCagcacttcattctttctttacatttttggtACCCCTGTGTGGACATCGCCAAGTGGACCATTTCTTCTGTGAAGTTCCAGCACTGCTTCGACTGTCATGCATTGATACCCGTGCTAATGAGCTAACTCTCATGGTTACAAGCTCCATTTTTGTTCTCATACCTCTCATCCTCATTCTCAGCTCCTATGGTGCCATTGCCTGGGCAGTGCTGAGGATGCAGTCAACAACTGGACTCCAGAAAGTCTTTGGGACGTGTGGAGCCCATCTTATGGTCGTATCcctctttttcattccagtcatgTGCATATACCTCCAGCCACCATCAGGAAATTCTCAAGATCAGGGCAAGTTCATTGCCCTCTTCTATACTGTTGTCACACCTAGCCTCAACCCTCTAATCTACACCCTCAGAAACAGAGATGTAAGAGGGGCCGTAAAGAGACTAGTGGGGTGA